In Pasteurella multocida subsp. multocida OH4807, a genomic segment contains:
- a CDS encoding hypothetical protein (COG3765 Chain length determinant protein) — MTHTENSQKTNRTFLGKMFFIIGIVALSAGIAYGSSFLINKSWVAEAKVERPDVAALGNYYTLSSTYQFIHNKENALSATDTAYHEFIRQLTSEKAKRHFWQTSEYYKQKQTGEDPIDLILLEKLISSIQFEMASSNTFADTIRLELDNPKLATELLSSYIEYINQETRKVIYSDLITQWKVLFERIKKATELNLGKNGSTTNSADDWQGKLQMMRAVNPLDEQFTAYRYSKQPTQPVSHYTPNRLGWGMIGGIIGLFIALLLSSTFNLRKKNN; from the coding sequence ATGACACACACTGAAAATTCACAAAAAACTAACCGCACTTTTTTGGGGAAAATGTTTTTTATAATAGGCATCGTCGCGTTAAGTGCAGGGATTGCTTATGGAAGTAGCTTTTTAATCAATAAATCTTGGGTGGCAGAAGCAAAAGTTGAAAGACCTGATGTGGCTGCATTAGGTAATTATTATACATTATCTTCTACTTACCAATTTATTCATAACAAAGAAAATGCATTATCGGCAACAGACACTGCGTATCATGAATTTATAAGGCAGTTAACTTCTGAAAAAGCAAAACGTCATTTCTGGCAAACAAGTGAATATTATAAACAGAAGCAGACAGGCGAAGATCCAATTGATCTTATCTTATTAGAGAAACTGATTTCAAGCATACAATTCGAAATGGCATCCTCAAATACGTTTGCAGATACTATTCGTCTTGAACTGGATAATCCTAAGTTAGCGACAGAATTACTTTCCTCTTATATTGAATATATCAATCAAGAAACACGTAAAGTGATTTATAGTGATCTCATTACTCAATGGAAAGTATTATTTGAACGAATCAAAAAAGCGACGGAGTTGAATTTAGGTAAAAATGGATCAACAACAAATTCAGCAGATGATTGGCAAGGAAAATTACAAATGATGCGAGCGGTGAACCCACTAGATGAGCAGTTTACAGCATATCGCTATTCTAAACAGCCGACACAACCTGTTAGCCACTATACCCCAAATCGGCTAGGTTGGGGAATGATAGGCGGTATTATTGGGTTATTTATCGCGCTATTATTGTCATCAACATTTAATTTACGTAAGAAAAATAATTAA
- a CDS encoding hypothetical protein (COG3112 Uncharacterized protein conserved in bacteria), producing the protein MGHEAIANWFNSEVRSNTQKIEDALQQIHARKPQQELTLIGCEYTLVVNQDEVMVRANNLHIESQQQLDDDFHYYDDESIAFCGTDDFIHFLQSYLDFIQS; encoded by the coding sequence ATGGGACACGAGGCTATCGCCAATTGGTTTAACAGCGAAGTGCGGTCAAATACACAAAAAATTGAAGACGCACTTCAACAAATTCATGCACGCAAACCCCAACAAGAGTTGACTTTAATTGGTTGTGAATACACGCTCGTTGTAAACCAAGATGAAGTTATGGTACGAGCAAATAACTTACACATCGAAAGTCAGCAACAACTTGACGATGACTTTCATTATTATGACGATGAAAGCATTGCGTTTTGCGGCACAGATGACTTCATTCATTTTCTTCAATCTTACCTCGATTTCATTCAGTCTTAA
- a CDS encoding penicillin-binding protein 1B (COG0744 Membrane carboxypeptidase (penicillin-binding protein)): MSKGQKAKPHRKHAWIRFFIKIAFTLTCLLTFYALYLDWQIQTKMRGQIWQLPAEVYSRIESIRLEDNLTFAQVKQQLLDNEYRQTKLVAAPGDFKIEDNTIVLLRRAFPFPVQPEAQRVFRLRFEQDKLTVIEDLINQRQVSSFRLAPKLIAMLQSDKEERLAIALQHYPRLLIDALLLTEDRRFYEHDGISLLGIARATITNIQAGHTVQGGSTLTQQLVKNLFLTNERTLTRKFNEALMALILDWRYDKNRILETYLNEIYLGQNGDIQIHGFELASHFYFGRSTREISLDQIALLVGMVKGPSLYNPWRNPKHALERRNVVLHLLLEHKVIGHELYQLLVQRPLNVQDRGQITRKYPAFLQTLQAELRAQLGENKASNLLGARIFSTLDMKQQAYAENAVVSATSTLQAKYKNPHLQAAMVIADYQMGEVRALVGGLQTQYAGFNRAVSAKRQIGSLVKPAIYLSALADPNQFRLNTPIQNQPITIHIKGSPPWQPRNYDRKYSGSVMLIDALARSLNIPTVNIGMQVGLTHVIDTQKKMGWDKVHIPQVPSTLLGAYAISPYEVTHLYQVIANQGKKIPLATIESVTDQQGNLIYQRRLEPEQVVPAEAAYQTLYAMQQTVERGTARSLQHKFGDLHLAGKTGTTNEARDTWFVGIDGQHLATVWLGRDDNGETKLTGASGALQIYQDYLQRNHTLPFTLPQLETIKWVGINEHGSWDCNSARKIPVWINNGQSFCQTAPTEAHQPSIWDALSPELPSSQQAVPVEEATAN, translated from the coding sequence ATGTCTAAAGGTCAAAAAGCAAAACCCCATCGAAAACATGCTTGGATACGTTTTTTCATTAAAATCGCGTTCACGTTGACTTGTCTTTTAACGTTCTATGCCCTTTATCTAGACTGGCAAATCCAAACGAAAATGCGCGGTCAAATCTGGCAACTCCCCGCTGAAGTATACAGTCGTATTGAAAGTATTCGTCTTGAAGATAATTTGACGTTTGCTCAAGTCAAACAGCAACTACTGGACAATGAGTATCGTCAAACCAAGCTGGTCGCAGCGCCTGGTGACTTCAAAATAGAGGATAATACTATCGTCTTATTACGACGCGCCTTCCCTTTCCCTGTTCAGCCCGAAGCCCAACGTGTATTTCGCCTCCGTTTCGAACAAGATAAATTGACGGTTATTGAAGACTTAATTAATCAACGCCAAGTTTCCTCATTTCGACTTGCACCCAAATTAATTGCGATGCTTCAATCAGACAAAGAAGAACGTTTAGCCATTGCTTTACAACACTATCCGCGCCTATTAATCGATGCGCTATTATTGACAGAAGATCGCCGTTTTTACGAACATGATGGAATTAGTCTACTGGGTATTGCACGTGCAACAATCACGAATATTCAAGCGGGACACACTGTACAAGGCGGTAGCACCTTAACACAGCAGCTTGTCAAAAATTTATTTCTTACAAATGAACGTACGCTAACTCGAAAATTCAATGAGGCTTTAATGGCACTGATTCTTGATTGGCGTTACGATAAAAATCGTATTTTAGAAACATACCTTAATGAAATTTATCTAGGGCAAAATGGCGATATACAAATCCACGGTTTTGAATTAGCCAGTCATTTTTATTTTGGTCGTTCAACACGAGAAATCAGTCTCGATCAAATCGCCCTGTTAGTCGGTATGGTCAAAGGTCCGTCTTTGTATAATCCGTGGCGCAATCCTAAACACGCCTTAGAACGACGCAATGTCGTTCTACATTTGTTATTAGAACATAAGGTCATTGGTCATGAGTTGTACCAGCTGCTCGTTCAACGTCCACTCAACGTGCAAGATCGTGGGCAAATTACACGCAAATACCCTGCCTTTCTGCAAACATTGCAAGCAGAATTACGTGCACAATTAGGCGAAAATAAAGCAAGTAATCTCTTAGGGGCTCGTATTTTTTCAACGCTTGATATGAAACAACAAGCCTATGCAGAAAATGCTGTAGTGAGTGCCACCTCTACACTCCAAGCAAAATATAAAAACCCTCACCTACAAGCAGCAATGGTCATTGCAGACTATCAAATGGGCGAAGTGCGTGCATTAGTGGGCGGATTACAAACCCAATATGCTGGATTTAACCGTGCAGTCAGTGCCAAACGGCAAATTGGTTCATTAGTCAAACCCGCGATTTATTTAAGCGCACTTGCTGATCCTAATCAGTTTCGTTTAAATACACCGATCCAAAATCAACCGATTACCATTCATATTAAAGGTAGCCCACCTTGGCAACCGCGTAACTATGATCGTAAATATAGCGGTTCAGTCATGCTAATAGATGCTCTCGCTCGCTCATTAAATATTCCGACAGTTAACATAGGTATGCAAGTCGGATTAACGCATGTGATCGATACCCAGAAAAAGATGGGATGGGATAAAGTACATATTCCTCAGGTCCCATCAACACTATTAGGCGCTTATGCGATTTCGCCGTATGAAGTCACACACTTATACCAAGTTATTGCAAACCAAGGTAAAAAAATACCATTAGCTACGATCGAGAGTGTGACAGATCAACAAGGGAATTTAATCTACCAGCGCCGTTTAGAACCAGAACAAGTGGTTCCAGCAGAAGCCGCCTATCAAACCCTCTACGCCATGCAACAAACCGTTGAACGAGGTACCGCAAGGAGTTTGCAACACAAGTTTGGTGACTTGCATCTTGCGGGTAAAACAGGTACGACAAATGAAGCAAGAGATACCTGGTTTGTGGGCATTGATGGACAACACCTTGCAACCGTATGGTTGGGACGAGATGACAACGGAGAAACAAAATTAACAGGGGCATCTGGCGCATTACAAATTTATCAAGACTATTTACAACGTAATCACACTTTGCCTTTTACTTTGCCACAATTGGAAACAATAAAATGGGTAGGTATTAATGAACACGGTAGTTGGGATTGTAACAGCGCAAGAAAAATTCCAGTTTGGATAAATAATGGTCAGTCTTTTTGCCAAACTGCACCGACAGAAGCACACCAACCAAGTATATGGGATGCATTAAGTCCAGAATTGCCTTCCTCACAGCAAGCGGTCCCTGTCGAAGAAGCGACAGCCAATTAA
- a CDS encoding methionine aminopeptidase (COG0024 Methionine aminopeptidase) — protein MAIPLRTEQEIVKLREACKLAADVLVMIEPYVKAGVSTNELDRICHDYMVEQQNTIPACLGYHGFPKATCISVNEVVCHGIPSEDKILKNGDIVNIDITVIKDGYFGDNSKMYIVGETTIRSKKLCEAAQEALYVGLRVVKPGIRLNEIGRAVQKYTESQGFSVVREYCGHGIGTEFHCEPQVLHYYADDGGVILQPGMVFTIEPMINAGKKEVRLMADGWTVKTKDRSHSAQYEHQIVVTEKGCEVMTIRDEEIVEGRIKRIMVNV, from the coding sequence ATGGCAATTCCGTTAAGAACAGAACAAGAAATTGTGAAATTGCGTGAAGCATGTAAGTTAGCTGCTGATGTGTTAGTCATGATTGAGCCTTACGTCAAAGCTGGTGTAAGTACCAATGAACTCGATCGTATTTGCCACGATTATATGGTGGAACAACAAAACACCATTCCTGCTTGTCTAGGTTATCATGGTTTTCCTAAAGCGACTTGTATTTCAGTTAATGAAGTTGTATGTCATGGGATACCGAGTGAAGATAAGATTTTGAAAAATGGCGATATTGTAAATATCGATATTACAGTCATTAAAGATGGATATTTCGGTGATAATTCAAAAATGTATATTGTTGGCGAGACCACAATCCGTAGTAAAAAATTATGTGAAGCTGCGCAAGAAGCTTTGTATGTAGGGTTACGCGTAGTCAAACCTGGGATTCGTTTAAATGAAATTGGTCGTGCGGTACAAAAATATACAGAGAGCCAAGGGTTTAGTGTAGTGCGTGAATACTGTGGGCATGGTATTGGCACGGAGTTCCACTGTGAACCACAAGTGTTGCATTATTATGCGGATGATGGTGGTGTGATTTTACAACCTGGCATGGTGTTTACTATTGAGCCAATGATTAATGCAGGTAAAAAAGAGGTACGTTTAATGGCAGATGGTTGGACAGTAAAAACCAAAGACCGTAGTCATTCTGCACAGTATGAACATCAAATTGTTGTCACAGAAAAAGGGTGTGAAGTGATGACTATCCGTGATGAAGAAATTGTGGAAGGACGAATTAAACGTATTATGGTAAACGTCTAA
- a CDS encoding iron-sulfur cluster insertion protein ErpA (COG0316 Uncharacterized conserved protein) yields the protein MTEISVPLTFTDAAANKVKTLISEEENPNLKLRVYITGGGCSGFQYGFTFDEKVNEGDLTIEKSGVQLVIDPMSLQYLIGGTVDYTEGLEGSRFIVNNPNASTTCGCGSSFSI from the coding sequence ATGACAGAGATTTCCGTGCCACTGACTTTTACTGATGCGGCCGCAAATAAAGTAAAAACACTCATTAGTGAAGAAGAAAATCCCAACTTAAAATTGCGTGTTTATATTACAGGTGGTGGATGCAGTGGCTTTCAGTACGGTTTCACCTTTGATGAAAAAGTAAATGAAGGCGATTTAACCATTGAAAAATCAGGTGTGCAATTGGTCATCGATCCAATGAGTTTGCAATATCTTATTGGTGGCACAGTGGATTATACAGAGGGATTAGAAGGTTCTCGCTTTATCGTTAATAACCCCAATGCTTCCACAACCTGTGGCTGTGGCTCATCATTTAGCATTTAA
- the glnD gene encoding PII uridylyl-transferase (COG2844 UTP:GlnB (protein PII) uridylyltransferase), producing the protein MLFPYSPVTELKASAVKIQKENLKQFEYEHFMQFSIYELIENRTLFCDHLLCDLWQKFNLSERKNLTLLAVGGYGRSEMFPLSDLDFLILTEQPLDQETEENVRQFIQFLWDSGFDVGQAVRTLTQCQEAGLQDITIATNLLEARYLMGNFAQFTQLMQQLQQPDFWQCETFFNAKTQERTVRHQRYNNTSYNLEPDIKHSPGGLRDLHLLYWIALRHTGAKNLDEILASGFIYPAEYRLLQESQQCLFKVRFALHLILKRYDNRLLFERQIQVADLLGFKGEGNQGVEKMMKIFFQALQTISFLSDLLVKHYREHFLQSSSPLHIEVLDPYFQLVNRAICLRYPTVFTEKSEQILNLFFHLTAHPEADIHSSTLRQLHLALEQLQGHLCDDALARETFLRLFNQPKAIERAFVPMHKYGVLSAYLPQWQQIEGLMQFDLFHCYTVDEHILRTLLKLEYFLTPESVEVHPVCSRLFPRLTDRTLLYIAALFHDIAKGRGGDHAQLGAVDVAEFAHLHGFDQREIQTLVWLVEQHLLMSVTAQRRDIHDPEVVLNFAEAVQNQVRLDYLTCLTVADICATNETLWNSWKRTLIATLYQFTHQQFDQGMDCLLDHQQKIAEHREQALDLLSKTSLLTVQTINEIWQRCPDEYFLRNTPKQIAWHTQLLSELKENLLVKISNRFSEGGTEIFVYCQDQPNLFNHVVTTIGSKKLSIHDAQIITSHDGYVFDSFIVTEVDGTLLKFDRRRSLEKALTHVLSSPSPMKNTLIPNRKLRHFSVKTEIRFLKENRTDQTEMELFALDQTGLLAKVSQVFTELKLTLLNAKITTIGERAEDFFILTNDQNRALTASQREELEKRLHQVLR; encoded by the coding sequence ATGCTTTTCCCTTATTCCCCAGTAACCGAATTGAAAGCAAGTGCGGTTAAAATTCAAAAAGAAAATTTAAAGCAGTTTGAATATGAACATTTTATGCAATTCTCAATATATGAATTAATTGAGAATCGTACGTTATTTTGCGACCACTTATTATGTGATCTTTGGCAAAAATTTAATCTGTCAGAGCGGAAAAACCTGACATTGCTTGCCGTTGGTGGTTATGGGCGATCAGAAATGTTTCCTTTATCTGATTTAGATTTTTTGATTTTAACGGAGCAACCACTTGATCAAGAAACAGAAGAGAACGTTCGTCAATTTATTCAATTCTTGTGGGACAGTGGTTTTGACGTCGGGCAAGCTGTACGTACCTTAACACAATGTCAAGAAGCGGGTTTACAGGATATTACAATAGCAACGAACTTACTCGAAGCGCGCTATTTAATGGGGAATTTTGCACAATTTACTCAGTTGATGCAGCAATTACAACAACCCGATTTTTGGCAGTGTGAAACCTTTTTTAATGCGAAGACACAAGAGCGTACCGTACGTCATCAGCGCTATAATAATACTAGCTATAACCTTGAGCCTGATATTAAACATAGTCCAGGTGGTTTAAGAGACTTGCATCTATTGTATTGGATTGCTTTACGTCATACAGGCGCAAAAAATTTAGATGAAATTTTGGCATCAGGTTTTATTTATCCCGCAGAGTACAGGTTATTACAAGAAAGCCAACAGTGTTTGTTTAAAGTACGCTTTGCTTTACATCTGATCTTGAAACGTTACGATAATCGTCTTTTGTTTGAGCGTCAGATTCAAGTCGCTGACTTATTGGGCTTTAAAGGAGAAGGAAATCAAGGTGTGGAAAAAATGATGAAGATTTTTTTCCAAGCATTACAAACGATTTCTTTTTTGAGTGATTTACTTGTTAAGCATTATCGAGAACATTTTTTACAATCTTCTTCCCCCCTTCATATTGAAGTGCTCGATCCGTATTTTCAGTTAGTAAATCGTGCTATTTGTTTGCGTTATCCAACCGTATTTACGGAGAAATCTGAACAAATTTTAAATTTATTTTTTCATCTGACAGCACATCCTGAAGCTGATATTCATTCCTCAACTTTGCGTCAACTCCATCTTGCGTTAGAACAATTACAAGGTCATTTGTGTGATGATGCGTTAGCGAGAGAAACTTTTTTACGTTTGTTTAATCAACCGAAAGCCATTGAGCGAGCATTCGTACCGATGCACAAATATGGCGTGTTGAGTGCTTATCTTCCCCAATGGCAACAGATTGAAGGCTTAATGCAGTTCGATTTATTTCATTGTTACACGGTAGATGAACATATCTTACGAACATTATTGAAATTAGAATATTTTTTGACTCCTGAAAGTGTTGAGGTTCATCCCGTTTGTAGTCGATTATTTCCTCGTCTCACTGACCGCACTTTACTCTATATTGCGGCATTATTTCATGATATTGCAAAAGGACGAGGGGGAGACCACGCTCAACTGGGCGCGGTTGATGTGGCTGAATTTGCACATTTACATGGTTTTGATCAACGTGAAATTCAAACGCTAGTTTGGTTAGTGGAACAACATTTATTAATGTCCGTCACGGCACAGCGACGGGATATCCATGATCCAGAAGTCGTGTTGAATTTTGCGGAAGCGGTACAAAATCAAGTCCGATTAGACTACTTAACCTGTTTAACTGTGGCTGATATCTGTGCTACGAATGAAACATTGTGGAATAGTTGGAAGCGAACATTAATTGCAACATTGTATCAATTCACCCACCAGCAGTTTGATCAAGGGATGGATTGTTTACTCGATCATCAACAAAAAATTGCTGAGCATCGTGAGCAGGCATTAGATCTATTGAGTAAAACATCTTTATTAACTGTGCAGACAATCAATGAAATCTGGCAAAGATGTCCAGATGAATATTTCTTACGTAATACGCCAAAACAAATTGCATGGCATACGCAATTATTGTCTGAATTAAAAGAGAATTTATTGGTTAAAATCAGTAATCGTTTTTCTGAGGGGGGAACAGAAATTTTTGTTTATTGTCAAGATCAACCAAACTTATTTAATCATGTAGTCACGACGATTGGTTCAAAAAAATTGAGTATCCATGATGCACAAATCATCACAAGTCATGATGGTTATGTGTTTGATAGTTTCATTGTGACTGAAGTTGATGGAACCTTATTGAAGTTCGATCGCCGTCGCAGCTTAGAAAAAGCGTTGACACATGTGTTATCGTCCCCCTCGCCAATGAAAAATACGCTTATTCCAAATCGTAAATTACGTCATTTTAGTGTGAAAACAGAGATCCGCTTTTTAAAAGAAAATCGAACGGATCAAACGGAAATGGAATTGTTTGCCTTAGATCAAACAGGGTTACTTGCTAAAGTGAGTCAGGTATTTACAGAACTCAAATTGACCTTATTAAACGCCAAAATTACAACTATTGGTGAAAGAGCCGAAGATTTTTTTATTTTGACCAACGATCAAAATCGTGCTTTAACGGCAAGTCAGCGAGAAGAACTTGAAAAAAGGCTACATCAAGTTCTCCGTTAA
- a CDS encoding undecaprenyl-phosphate alpha-N-acetylglucosaminyltransferase (COG0472 UDP-N-acetylmuramyl pentapeptide phosphotransferase/UDP-N-acetylglucosamine-1-phosphate transferase), whose amino-acid sequence MFLSLLATFLGAFFTLLIMRPVANKMGLVDKPNYRKRHQGAIPLIGGVSLFVGNLCFYLLEWEQMRLPSLYLFSIFVLLVIGMIDDRFDISPFLRAGIQALLAILMIDLGNLYLDHLGQIIGPFQLTLGSIGLIITVLATIAAINAFNMIDGIDGLLGGLSTVAFVSIGILLVMDNQLDLAYWSFALIIAILPYFMMNLGIPFGAKFKVFMGDAGSTLIGFTIIWILLLSTQGKGHPMNPVTALWIIAIPLIDMVAIMYRRLRKGKSPFRPDRLHVHHLMMRAGLTSRQAFLLITFAAAMCATIGILGEIFYINEWIMFGGFILLFFMYSYSITRAWRITRWIRRMKRRAKRVKTGNKL is encoded by the coding sequence ATGTTTTTGAGTTTACTTGCTACTTTTTTAGGGGCATTTTTTACTTTGCTCATTATGAGACCTGTTGCAAATAAAATGGGGTTAGTAGATAAACCGAATTACCGTAAACGTCATCAAGGCGCTATTCCATTGATTGGCGGGGTATCATTATTCGTGGGTAACCTTTGTTTCTATTTATTAGAGTGGGAACAAATGCGGTTACCTTCGCTCTATTTATTTAGTATTTTTGTTTTATTAGTGATCGGGATGATCGATGACCGTTTTGATATCAGTCCTTTCCTACGAGCAGGGATTCAAGCGCTATTAGCAATATTGATGATTGATCTTGGTAATTTATATTTGGACCATTTAGGACAGATTATCGGTCCATTCCAATTAACACTTGGATCGATAGGATTGATTATTACTGTACTTGCAACGATTGCAGCAATTAATGCTTTCAATATGATTGATGGCATAGATGGATTATTGGGAGGTCTATCAACGGTTGCTTTTGTCTCAATTGGTATTTTATTAGTAATGGATAACCAGCTGGATTTAGCTTACTGGAGTTTTGCATTAATCATTGCTATTTTGCCTTATTTCATGATGAATTTAGGGATTCCGTTTGGGGCAAAATTTAAAGTATTTATGGGGGATGCGGGTAGCACGTTAATTGGATTTACGATCATCTGGATTCTATTATTAAGTACGCAAGGTAAAGGGCATCCGATGAACCCAGTGACCGCACTGTGGATTATCGCCATCCCACTGATTGATATGGTCGCGATTATGTATCGTCGTTTGCGAAAAGGGAAAAGCCCGTTCCGACCAGACAGATTACATGTCCATCATTTAATGATGCGAGCAGGGTTAACCTCAAGACAAGCTTTCCTACTCATTACTTTTGCCGCAGCAATGTGTGCTACTATCGGTATTCTCGGCGAAATTTTTTACATTAATGAATGGATCATGTTTGGTGGATTTATTCTTTTATTTTTTATGTATTCTTATTCAATTACTCGAGCATGGCGTATTACACGTTGGATCAGACGAATGAAACGAAGAGCAAAACGTGTTAAGACAGGAAACAAATTATGA
- a CDS encoding glutamate-1-semialdehyde aminotransferase (COG0001 Glutamate-1-semialdehyde aminotransferase), whose protein sequence is MTTSTSLFQRAQQTIPGGVNSPVRAFNGVGGTPIFIEKAQGAYIFDTEGKHYIDYVGSWGPMILGHNHPAILNAVIKTAEKGLSFGAPTPLEIELAELVCSLIPSIEMVRMVSSGTEATMSAIRLARGYTGRDKIIKFEGCYHGHADSLLVKAGSGALTLGQPNSPGVPADFAKHTLTCQYNDLDSVKQAFMQFPKEIACIIVEPVAGNMNCIPPQEHFLQGLRELCDEYGALLIIDEVMTGFRVALRGAQSYYHVTPDLTCLGKVIGGGMPVGAFGGKKEIMAHIAPTGPVYQAGTLSGNPIAMAAGLACLTELKKAGNEERLAQLTEKLAIGLKTLADKHQIPFVVNYVGGMFGFFFTDRPRVSSYQDVMACDIQRFNLFFHQMLAQGIYLAPSAFEAGFMSLAHSEQDIERTLEAADVAFASLK, encoded by the coding sequence ATGACAACTTCAACATCACTCTTTCAACGTGCTCAACAAACAATTCCTGGTGGCGTTAACTCTCCTGTACGTGCTTTTAATGGTGTGGGAGGAACCCCTATTTTTATTGAGAAAGCACAAGGTGCCTATATTTTTGATACAGAAGGAAAGCATTATATTGATTATGTGGGCTCATGGGGACCGATGATTTTAGGGCACAACCACCCAGCTATTTTAAATGCCGTGATTAAAACCGCTGAAAAAGGGTTGAGCTTTGGCGCACCTACGCCACTAGAAATTGAATTAGCAGAATTAGTCTGCTCACTCATCCCCTCTATTGAAATGGTGCGTATGGTCAGCTCTGGTACAGAAGCCACTATGTCCGCTATTCGCTTAGCGCGTGGTTATACTGGGAGAGATAAAATCATCAAATTCGAAGGGTGTTATCATGGTCATGCTGATTCATTGTTAGTCAAAGCTGGCTCCGGTGCCTTAACTCTAGGTCAACCTAACTCGCCAGGTGTCCCCGCAGATTTTGCCAAACATACTCTCACTTGTCAGTATAATGATTTAGACTCGGTCAAACAGGCGTTTATGCAATTCCCAAAAGAGATCGCCTGTATTATTGTTGAACCTGTAGCGGGAAATATGAATTGTATTCCACCACAAGAGCATTTTCTGCAAGGTTTGCGTGAGCTTTGTGATGAATATGGTGCGCTATTAATTATTGATGAAGTCATGACGGGATTCCGTGTTGCCTTACGTGGTGCACAATCTTATTATCATGTGACACCTGATTTAACTTGCTTAGGTAAAGTGATCGGAGGTGGGATGCCTGTTGGTGCCTTTGGTGGAAAAAAAGAGATCATGGCACACATTGCACCAACGGGGCCTGTTTATCAAGCGGGTACATTGTCAGGCAACCCTATCGCTATGGCAGCAGGTTTAGCGTGTTTAACTGAACTCAAAAAAGCAGGTAATGAAGAGCGTTTAGCTCAATTAACAGAAAAATTGGCAATCGGTTTGAAAACTCTCGCTGATAAACACCAGATTCCCTTTGTGGTCAATTATGTAGGTGGAATGTTTGGTTTCTTTTTTACAGACAGACCTCGTGTTTCTTCCTATCAAGATGTGATGGCATGCGATATACAACGCTTTAACCTATTTTTCCATCAGATGTTAGCACAAGGTATTTATCTAGCCCCTTCTGCCTTTGAAGCAGGATTTATGTCTTTAGCGCATTCAGAACAAGACATTGAACGCACATTAGAAGCCGCCGATGTAGCATTTGCGAGCTTGAAATAA